The following DNA comes from Musa acuminata AAA Group cultivar baxijiao chromosome BXJ1-4, Cavendish_Baxijiao_AAA, whole genome shotgun sequence.
ATACACAATGGCAAGGCCCATACATGACCTGTTTACATGTCGGTCTGACAGCACCAATTGTACTGGCTGTACTCAGAACTCGAATCATGGCGGCCAAATACCAATTGCTGAAAAATCCTGACATCTGCTGAATGAGCTACATGGAACACTTTGCTTTGTCCCGGTATGACACCATTGCTAAGATCAATGTCAGCAAGGTAATCAAGAACTCTGACCACCTGAAGCAAGAATGTTTTAACATGTGTTGTGATATATTCCTTCTAAATGTTGGTTTAGTGTGTTTGATTATAACCTTTCCCATTTGAGGCCTCATTGCTGCCGAATGACGGGTACATGCTGCCGCTGCTTCAATCATTCGGAACATTTCAGCTTCATTATAGTTCTTTTCAAGTCTAGGGTCAGGTAATTCCCCAAATTCTCCAGTTTCGAGTGCACGGGAAAGCAATGGTCGTGCCTGCAATTTCATTAGCAGTTCACCGAGCAGATAACTATATTTTGGAACCAAGATAAAAGAAAAGATATCTTAGAGAATCACGTAACAAAGTCTATGTAATCCACAGTAGCAATGACAACAATGCTCCGGGGAATTCTGCTTGCCAGCAGAATTCTTTTTTCTGGCACTAGAGATTCAGGGCAGGCATTTGTGCAAGTCTTTGCTGTACTAGTAATTATAGTCAATCAGATTCAAACTAATTTTGCATAATATAATACTAACAAATAATAAATAATGCTATCAAGGTCCATTTTTAATTTCAAAGAGGAGGGATCCCTCTTGGCTGATGTAGATCTTAACAATTAAATAACAGATCTCAAGCATATAACATGTTGTCAGACATCCTCTTCTATGAGCATCATCGCATGAAGGATACATACACTATAATTGACTAATCTCTACCAAGTCAAAGCCCAGAGATTCAAACCTTTGAAAGTTTATATTACATAAAGTTTAATATAGTTATTACTCAACATTAACTAATCCCTGAGGTGTCAAAGTTTGTAAGAATGGAGCAACTGCTTAATCTACAGGTTGAAGACTACAAAGTTGGAACCTTTGCCTGCTGGCAACATTTAAAAATTTGCacttgaaattcaaataagataaACAGGATGCAAATTTCAGGAAACTTTTTGGTGGGACTAAGGACAAAAGGATGCCTTAAATTTTGAATCAGAAGCTTCTAGTATACAGGGGAATCAGGTTAAGCACCTATAccatgaaatatttataatgaaaGCAAAAACTATGAAACAGGTACCCAAAGAAAAAGGGTATCCCAGTGTGGATCACAGGCAAGACTTTAGTGAATAAAGTGATCTTTAGGACCTTAACATCTGAAAGAATGTCATGGCATGTTTTGTGAAATATGGCACTTGCCCTCTTCGGACCTACATAGGCAGAAACCTCATGCATTGAGCCACTCTTTAGTTTATTGTATACTTCAATATGATCCAGTAAATGTGAGAAAAACTAGGACTCTGGCTGCCTATATATCAGATTTCTAATGAATGTTGACAATCTACATAAGCTCAGAAACCAAAGTCGTGCAATAAGTGTATGATTACTTCAACTAGCACATACATATCAGATTTCTAATGAATGTTGACAATTAATCTGTCACAAGATATATATGTTTAAGCTATTTCAATAACATGATGATACACGAAAAAAAAGGTTGGACATGGAAAGTTTGAAGACTTACCCACTCAACAAGGCTTTCATCACCCATAGGCCTTGTACTGTCAACAGGCTTTCGTCCAGTAATAAGTTCCAAAAGCACTACCCCAAAAGAGAAAACATCAGATTTTTCAGTCAACCTGCCACTTGATGCATACTCTGGATCCAAATATCTGAGGTACAAAATGATGTCAGGCTGTTTATGGCAAAAGATGAAAGAACCGCAAGATACCAATTAATACCAAAAGCTTTATGGTCAAAGGTTTGCAGCAATGACATGATTCACCTACCCAAACGTCCCTATTACACGAGTAGAAACATGTGTACAAGCATCCACAGCTAACCTTGCAAGCCCAAAATCAGAAACCTAGTGCATAATAACAAGTTAGCAGTGACACTACTAACAATTATAATAGAAGGATCGAGACCTTTTTTACTCCAAACAAGATGTCTTATAATGAGGATAACCTGAGCTTCAAAATTATTGCCTAACAAGATGTTGGAAGACTTTATATCTCTATGAATTATCCGGGGATGACCTGGTTAGAATCACAACAACAAACATTAAATAATATATAGTTGACAAGTTAAATAGATATAAATATGTTGCTGGTAAGTATCAATATATATTATTACAATCCTCATGCAGGTATGCGATGCCATGAGCTGCACCAGCAGCAACCTTTACCCTGGTGGCCCAATCCATTACTGGCTTTCTTTTCCCTGAAAATGCAGATTTAGTATCAAAATGAATGCATAacatatttaaattgattcttttTATTATAAACAATGATAGTACTTTGAATAGACAAGCGTCGGCTGTACCATGAAGATGAGATTCAAGTGTTCCATTAGGCACATAATCATATACAAGCAATCTCTGGTTGTCTGATATGCAGTACCCAACAAGAGAAACCAAATGGCGATGGTGCACACGACTGATGATCTCAACTTCAGCTTTATACTCATGCTCCCCCTGTCCACTTCCAACTTTTAATTGCTTCACAGCAACTTCTCTTCCATCAGCTAAGCATCCTTTGAAAACAGAACCAAACCCACCCTCACCTAGTATATTTTGAGGTGCGAAGCCATTGGTTATATCGTATAGCTCTTTGTACAAAAACCATGGTGTTGTACTAGATATTGCTGTTTCAGGTGGTGAGTTGATCGTCTCAATGCTACCAGACTTGTGAAGATGTACACAAGGAGCTGATGGGGACATTGGAAGTGGTGAATCTGTTAAGCAAAATTAAGTAAGGTCATGAAAATTGACAAAATGGCATCAGCGTTCCTTGGTGGTTTATTCATGAAATTTTAGCAACTTCCAAAGGTATAAATTTCATAAACCCCAAAAACAAAGAATATATTTGAAGGCAATTAGTAACATTTTCAAACTCCAAAACCAACATGACAATTGGAGTTAAAACAAACAATAAGATGATCAGAATATAAAATCTTAAGAGGCTCTAAGCATTACCCGACATTATTGAAGATGTAAATGATGAAGGCCTGACAAACCCTGCATTACATCCAGCAACCGAATTCTTGCGCTTCCTCAGAAAGCACACAGCCAGTCCTGCTATGCTAAGTACCACGAGAGCCACCACCAATCCAATAGCCACAGCAGGTCCAGTCTTCAGACCACCATCTCCCTGTCCCGCATCTGAACCAGGAACCGATGGTGTGTTGGGACCTCGTTTACTTGGACTAGGTATACTGCCTGGAGGAGTAATGGAAGAGGTTAAGGGCGGAGGACGATCAGGTAGCTTAGGAGTCGTACCGCCAGAAAAGTTACGGGGAGGAGATTCAGCAGGTGATGATGCATGTTTAGATGGTGTCACCGAAGGCGGGCCTACCGACGCTGATGGAGGTGGTGATGAAGGAGAACTGTTAGGTGGTTTAGCTGATGGTGATATTGGAGAAGAACCTGCAGGTGGTGTCACGGATGGTGGAGCCAGTGATGCAGGAGGCGGGGAGCCGGAAGATGGTGGAGGATCAGTAGGAGCAGTAGGAGGTGTTGATGTTGATGGTACTGAAGCAGGTGGAGAGGTGGCACTGGAAGCCGGTGGAGGAGACAATCTTGGTGGTTGGGAAGAAGCagaaggtggtggagatgacgatggcaGCGGCGGGGAGGGGGTAGTTACAGGAGGAGGCGAACTGGCGATCGATGGTGGCGGTGATACTGATGGTGGAGAAGTTGGTGGTGAGGAAGGAGAGAATGGAGATGGTGCGCTAGAAacaggaggaggagatggtggtggTGGAGTCGAAGTTGAAGAGGACGGGGGAATCGCCGACGAAGAGGGCGGAGGGGAGGAAGACATCTTCACCAAGATTTAGTTCCCTCCAACGAAATCAGCGTCGCTGTCGCTCTGCGGCTCTTATGGCAAGCAAGTCAAAAGTTTCTTCCTTCCACAAGATCTCAGAATCAGCAAAATCTCCAGAGCCAGATCTTCCAGATTAAATGCGGGAAGAAACGCATCGAGATATCTTGCTCCACAAACAGGGCCAAAAACAGCGAAAAAGATCGATCAGATCATCGAAACACCAGAAATCCTTTCCTTTACATAGAAAAATGAGCGAGAAACCCTAAACTTGTACGCCCAGACTCCAAAATTAGATACTCGAAACGAACGAAATCCATATCTACCAACTTGAATCGGAAAAATACGAAAGCTTCCTGGACGTCAGCATCCCGGTGGTGACTTATTACCCAAAAATCTCAACTTTTGTTGAACAAACCCAGCAAGATCGCACCTTTACCAAAACTTTCTCGCCGCAAGCGGCGGTACCAAACCCCCAGAAATCTATAGCGCTTTCCAAAATAAGCCGAACTTTTAGCGAGGAATGCCAACTTTCTCCTTGAACAAAACCTCCAAGAACCCACTTTTCCCTTTTATCCCACAGCAAGTGGCCAACCCACGAAGAACACAAGACTACAGAAGTCGTAAAAGTGTATTCCCCGATCTGCCAGATCGATAGATCTcaccttctcttctcttttcctcCTATGTTTCTGTTCTTGGTCTTAGAATGGCATACCAGAAGTGTGTGTCTGAACATACTTCGGAGTGTCCAAGGAGCGATTCATCTTCCACCCACCAAGTTTGTAGCTTCCCACTGCAGAGCCTCCAATCCTTCATGTGTCAGGAAGCAAAAACTTGCTCGGCTTTTTCCAAAACACTTAGCTGATGACGACCATGATAAAATTCTTTCAAGAAAAGATCTTCCTGCTCTTGGCACTAATCACTCTGGTTGTCCCTGTTTCGACTCGCTCCGGTggacttttctctctctctctctctctctggatggACTAAAAATCGCAGTCAGGATTTTTCATGATCCTTGCTTTTGTTTCGTTCGtacattttgcttataaaaactACACACATTTTTTATGTTATATATGTATACTTGCTGCACCTGACGATGAATTCGAGTAGAATATTTGTCGACCAATCCTCATAGTCCATGCGCTGGCAGGAAACTTGTCGTGCCGTTCTTCGCAGGGCATTACTACTCGTCAGCAGGTCAACGCGCACGGAAGCGAAGCTGACGCAGAAAAATCCAAATGAAGGGATacagcagtttctcttccaatcacCTCGAGGCAACCATGTTCATCTAGAACACAATTCAAACCTCGTTCCGTTCGGAGTGTGACGCAGCGGAAAGCGACGTGCTTTCGGAAGCCGAGCAGTCCTCACCCGAGATCCGGATCCAGTTTCGAAGCAAATCTAATTATttgctttaattttaatttatttttttaaatctctCTTCTATaagatgaatttttatttatatgattatatttatttattatatatttaagccatacaaaaatttttataagattacatacatacattttttatttttatttttttaattaaaagtaaaaaataaattattttgtaaattaaaaaaaattaaaatattagaaaaaaaaatattataaaatattcagtagacttttgaaatataatttcacGAATAATATTTACCTCGATGCACatttaatatgtaattttcaatagTTGTTTaccaaatttttatttattaaaaatatagatatgcactcaaatataatttaaattttgaactCATGATTATTTTTGGGTTGATATGATGCGACCTCTATTTGGTGCTTTCCGGTGAGTGTATTGTGTTCTATCTGATCCATGTTGCGATAAGTAGTGAGAGGAAAGTGTTTCGTAGAAATCGTGCTATGAGAATTCTCAACCATTCATGTTGGCTTGTTAGCTTTGTCCGTATGCCTTTGGGACAAACCACGATTGATCAATCTACTTTCACTTATATAAGGATTCGAAACATCGATCTATTAAATTACAACTATTAAACATTGATGTGATTGATAGTAGATCGAATTATCAGTGCCTTCTCTTCAattgtaatatttttaataattattataatatttttggtatattaaaaaaaaaagaagtttacccgataaaaaaaaatacaatacAACTAACtaactataaaaaattaaattatataccaataatatttttttgaattaaactataatatttttattatatctatTGAAACATTgtaaatgtatataaatataattggcaaaatgatagttttgacaaatatatatatatatatatatatagaattgacaaatatttcttttccctctttcgAGTCTTGGCTTGTTTCCCGTCTTATGGCATTCCACTATGAGGACAACGACCCCTGCCACTGCTAATCTCTCTGTCCGTCTCTTTCTCTGCCCATCTGGCCGGAGATGGCGAAGGAGCGTCTACAGATTGATTGGAAGGAGATGCTAGCCGGGAGGGACGACGGCCCGCCGCCGGAGGTCGAGGTGGTTGCCGCAGCGTCCGGCCACGGAGAGGCGGGGCCGGCGGATGCATCGGAGCTCGTCCAGTTCTCCGATCATGAGTTGCAGGAGCGGATTCAACGAGTGGTGAAACAACTCTCGTTGGGCATCGGGAGCCGGCTAAACGATAGCGGTGCCAAGTTGAGGGCAAGCCTCCGCCAGATGCAGGCGGAACTCGATCGGAGGAAGCTTGTCCGTGTTCCCAAGGTACGCAATCGGCTCCGTCGATAGATGTGTGCGTAGATGCAGGGAAGGGTGGGTTTGAGAGATTTCGTGTGTGATAATCAGAAAGGGAGGTAACTGAAAGATAGGGTTCTGGCATGGTAGTTCCTTAGAAGATAGGGTTTCGGATATTACTTCTTTCGAAGGAAGAAATTCTCATTGGAAAACCTAAACAAGGAAGAAAAAAACTAGAGGAACGGGGGAGTGGGTAAAGAAAAAAGTGAACCCAAATGGTAATGACACGAAGTGGAGGGATATTTGCGCTTGAAAATCTTGATTGGATTCAATCGAGAAAAGATGAAGATTAGGGCAGCTGGAACTGATTCTTTTTGGACGCATTGTTCCTTTATTCTTTAAATAACGATAAAACTGATATGAACTGGCGAACTACAAAAGTTCACTCAAGAGTTAGGTGATAGATCGAGAAAATGATGGATGGAGGTCATTGCAAAAGAACAGTTTGTAGTAGGGAAACAAAATAGAGATATACATAAGCTACAATAGCAAGCTGCAGTGAGTAGGATATAAACTAGAAAGGGTTTCAGTTGGTAACAGTATCAGACATCACCTAGAAGGACCAACTTTTGGTTACAGAATTATTCCATATAGTTACTTCCTGATGATTGACAAACTTAATTTTGTTTTCTCTTCTACTGTAATCTCTTTTACAGGCTTCTGGAAGATGCAGTAAGGTCCTTCAGTCAGAAAACATAGAATCATCAGGTAGCACTCAAGAATCTTTTCTACATAACCAGAATATAGACcattcaatgaagaagtggattCAATAAAGAAGTGTACTGGAACAATTCTTTGGGCTTTCTTTTGTGTTAAACTCTCTTATTTACTATTATGGTGAATGTATCACTATTTGGTTGCATCTAGACTTGCTTATCATTCGTGCACCATCAGGTACAGTAAAAGATTCCAGTGAAAATTCTACAGCACCCAAATCTCATCCACAATCTTCGTTTACATCTAAATTTCTGGAAAAGTTACAAGGGAAGGTAAATGTATGATCTTCTCAATTTACATTCATTCATCAGTTTGCTGGTGTAGGCTTTTCCATATTCTTTCCTCAGGCAGATGCTGCATCTAATGAGGACTTGAAAGTTATAAGTCGAGGCAAGAGCAGAGGTTCAGAAAAAAATGAATTACAAAAGGATGAGAGACAACATCAAATTGCAACGGCTTCACAGTCAGCTAGGCTTTCTTCCAGGCAAACACATTTCCAGTGTGCTAGCAGCATTGCGAAGAAAGATCAACATATGTCCTTGACTAGTAAATATAGAGATTTGGAACTTTCCAATCTTCCCAAAGGAAAATCCTATTCAAATTGTAAAAGGTAACTTTTAAGCTTCtagtatgaataaaaaaaaagcttCTAGTGGCATTTTGAAAATTTGTTACTTTTCTCTTTTATATTCTAAAGTGTTGGCCAGAATCTATCAGCACTTCGTTTCAGCTCAATTTTTGTTCTAAAGTTatatgtagttttttttttttacttttcataTTGTGAATATCTTAAATAACCATTGTTCAATTTAATTTTGACTTGTAAAATTAAGTTAAGGCTATTGTGATTTATGAGATATATTTTTGAGCAATAACTTAGTGGATGATCCAATTTTGATTTGTTACTTTTTCTTTCACTAATTCATGGTGATGCTATATGAATATCGATTTGATATATGTCAATGCTCttaaaacaaaggaaaaattattgcaaATATTAGGTTTTTAACCAAATTTTTAAAAGGGCAGCCTGGTGCGTGCCACTATGAGAGGATCAAGAGGTCTTGAACCAAACTGTTGGTTTTGGGATGAGTATGGAATCTATGGGATCTATGGGCAGCCTGGTACATGAAATCTTTTCTTCTATGTATCAGCTGAATCATGGATGAGTAAGAAAGAGACCAATCAGACCTACTTCTTCCTCCGACTACTGATATGCAatttatgaaaatattaaagaGGAGCTTACCAAATATTCTTGGTTGTAATTGATCATGGAAGAATAAAGTCTACTGGATTGGGGATAAGAACATTCAGTCTACAAGTATGTCATGGGTATTTGGGTTGATGTTCCGTGCTGTTATAGCTATATAAttacaaaaggaaaaaaagaaatcaaACCTGAAATAGAGAGACAGTGGTAATATGATGGGATGGCCTCCGACCTCCCTACTTCTTCGGTTCTATCTTATGTCCAGGACCTTCTAAGCTGTCATTATAATTTATGACGATCTCTCCAAACAGTCACAAGCTTTTCGCCAAATGTTGGTGCCAAATTGCCTAGTGTAGCAAAAGATATTTAGGAAATGACTTGGGAATCCATCTTTTTAAGATCTTGGATGAAGCATATTAAATCACAATTGCATAAATTTGAGGTATTAAACGCATGGATCATAAGTCAAGGCAAACCATTGTATTGTCAAATTCATAGTATCCTTTTGGCATTTCACTGCAGTGCATTCATTCCCTTGTGCACGTTATTAAGGGTCAGTGTTTTGTTTGCTGATACCATGGTGGTCCTTGGGCAGACTGTTATGAACCACTTGGCATGTTAGGGTGACAGCCTGGTGCTGTCTGGTACAAGTCTATGATGCCTATCATACTGCCAAGGCTGCTCAATATGCCCTTGGCGTGACAGATGACTTAGTACAGGTACTTGGACGGGCCATCATGGTATGCTTGGTATGGCAAACTTGGCACCATGCAGATTAGGCACCCAATTTTACATTGAATGTATTTCAACCAGCAAACTGACATATAGATATGTGAATATACTAAGATATATGCTTGTATGGTGTATGGGTTTGTGTTTAAGAAGTTGATCAATGCTTACAAGCAGACTTGGAGGAACTAAGCGgagccccctttttttttatcaagGATTTGGAACAAGGATTCACCTGTTCTGATCCCAAGTTTGTTGGCCTTTCATCACCTTAGTGCGTTTATGGAGCTTGAGATTAAACTGTGGCATAGTAGTTGACCAATTTTATGTCTAATTGACTCAGACTACTGTAAATGAGAATTAGTTGAAGTGCTTGAAAATTATCCAGTTCTCATTGAAGTCAGATCATGCTTTTTCTGAAATGTAAACcttataattattaaacattgCTATGGCCTTTATTGTTGATGTAGATGATATACAACCACTATCCAGATTAGGGGTGTGTGTGGCTAACCTCTTTGTAAACATTCTTTCCACATGAGAGAAATTATCTGCATTATTGATAATTGAACCACAGTTTGCAGTCTTTATCTATAGCCACTCTTGTAAGTACCAGTCTTTGAGCAGTTAATATCTTATACTGAACAGAGGAACGACAGCCACTTTTTCCAtgataatttttgtttatatattgTATTTTGTTTTAAACATCACTTTCCTATTGAAACTCAACATATAAATAAAGACTGAAGATCCTTGTAAAATAACATCCCATGAATTTACATGAAAGCAATTAATGATGAAACATTGATTTAAAACcctgtcgaaagttttctaccatTATGTACTTGGAGTTTTCCTCTATATCAACCCGATTATTTGGATAAGGCTTAATTATGatgatggtgataagttgatgtaACACTTATTTTGTTGCTTTAGGTTCTGTAGTCTATCAAGTTGTTTATGACAGCATGCTTGAATCTTGTAATGTATATGCCATTGGCAGCTAGTGTTCCATATGTGTtcttttcttgatattttcttttcttgtccaTTAAACCTTCCTTGGAGGAGAGCTTTGGATTCGGAGGATACGAATTATGTGGCATTTAAGTGGAAGAAGGTTAGTATGTTTGTTCTGTTGATAGCAACCATATAATGTTCTTTGTCCAAGATTGCTTTTGCGGATTGTCATGCTGAAAACTTTTGTTTTGCTTGTATATAAAGCTTTGAGGTTTTTTTAGTAGGATGTACATGAGCATAAACATAAATCAAATTCAACTATACTTGAAGAGTCAAGCCTAGACTTAAGACTTATCCATAACCTGTCCTCTGCTACAAGTTCTATGACACTAATTCTAAAGGAATTTTACCAAGTTGTTTTCTCGTAATCTTTGGCTACTTTAGGAATATGATTGGTCAATATATATATGGCTTATGCTATCCATTTCTCATAATGTAAATAGGTTCGAGAAGTTGTTCTTTTGGATGAAGAAGAAGTTCATACTGTAGAGCCTATGGAAGATGGTTGTGACAAATGGTGACTTTATCTTCGAACTTTTTTTCTCTATATTCGTTAAATACCTGTGTGCCAAATTATGTCTTCCTAATGAGcattattcaattttttttaggAAGGAGGTCAAGGTTTATTATCCTTCAAGGTGCATCATCTCCTACTTGAACATATGGATTATTTGCGTCAATATTAGTTCCAAAGGTCTCACAAATTAAATTTTGTCTTCTTTACAACAGGGATGATCCGGAATCTGTTGAGCTCTCTTATGCAGATATAAAATGCCTCAATCCTGAATCATACTTGTCATCTACTATAATGAACTTCTACATTCAGTAAGATCTTTTTCATGATTCCTAAAGTGTTCCTCAGAAAATCAATCTACGCTTTTCTGTATATTTCACTTCTGTTTGTGTTATCTATTATTTGGCATTAATTAAAGTTCCACTCGTTAAACTGAATGCAGAGATGACACAATCAATGAATCTTTGAGTTAAGAACATTCTAGGATAAGGTCCTGCATGTTTTTCCTCATATATTTGATAACTCGTTAGAGGCAATACACAGTCTCTATAGAGTAACCTCTGTGAAGAGCTTATCCGCTCTTATAAAGAGAACACTTGATCTAACgattgctttggataagatttttGTTATGGATGTTGGACACTGACCAGTGTAGTTTATGAATTATGTATTATACTCCAGCTGGGAATCATGTATCTACCATGTTCAGCTCATCTTTCCAATTAAtcactcttttcttttctcttcttgctTGCTTTCTCCTTTTAACCTATGTTTGAATTTGTTTCTTAATAGCATTCATCTTTTTAATGTTTCCACACTTTGATCCTACAGCAATAGGGaagctaaatatgaattt
Coding sequences within:
- the LOC103982823 gene encoding proline-rich receptor-like protein kinase PERK8, encoding MSSSPPPSSSAIPPSSSTSTPPPPSPPPVSSAPSPFSPSSPPTSPPSVSPPPSIASSPPPVTTPSPPLPSSSPPPSASSQPPRLSPPPASSATSPPASVPSTSTPPTAPTDPPPSSGSPPPASLAPPSVTPPAGSSPISPSAKPPNSSPSSPPPSASVGPPSVTPSKHASSPAESPPRNFSGGTTPKLPDRPPPLTSSITPPGSIPSPSKRGPNTPSVPGSDAGQGDGGLKTGPAVAIGLVVALVVLSIAGLAVCFLRKRKNSVAGCNAGFVRPSSFTSSIMSDSPLPMSPSAPCVHLHKSGSIETINSPPETAISSTTPWFLYKELYDITNGFAPQNILGEGGFGSVFKGCLADGREVAVKQLKVGSGQGEHEYKAEVEIISRVHHRHLVSLVGYCISDNQRLLVYDYVPNGTLESHLHGKRKPVMDWATRVKVAAGAAHGIAYLHEDCHPRIIHRDIKSSNILLGNNFEAQVSDFGLARLAVDACTHVSTRVIGTFGYLDPEYASSGRLTEKSDVFSFGVVLLELITGRKPVDSTRPMGDESLVEWARPLLSRALETGEFGELPDPRLEKNYNEAEMFRMIEAAAACTRHSAAMRPQMGKVVRVLDYLADIDLSNGVIPGQSKVFHVAHSADVRIFQQLVFGRHDSSSEYSQYNWCCQTDM
- the LOC135666662 gene encoding ubiquitin-like-specific protease 1D — protein: MAKERLQIDWKEMLAGRDDGPPPEVEVVAAASGHGEAGPADASELVQFSDHELQERIQRVVKQLSLGIGSRLNDSGAKLRASLRQMQAELDRRKLVRVPKASGRCSKVLQSENIESSGTVKDSSENSTAPKSHPQSSFTSKFLEKLQGKADAASNEDLKVISRGKSRGSEKNELQKDERQHQIATASQSARLSSRQTHFQCASSIAKKDQHMSLTSKYRDLELSNLPKGKSYSNCKRRALDSEDTNYVAFKWKKVREVVLLDEEEVHTVEPMEDGCDKWKEVKVYYPSRDDPESVELSYADIKCLNPESYLSSTIMNFYIQYLQRPLAVTDRPRGDYHFFNTYFYKKLEEAVSFKVDKACFEKLRRWWKGVNIFQKSYIFIPVHGDMHWSLAVICIPAQEDESGPIVLHLDSLGFHNSQSIFHIIDRFLKEEWNYINQNSSRPDLPFSVNIWRHLSSSIEKKKITVPQQKNEYDCGLFVLYFMERFIEEAPERLKRKDLAMFGSKWFHPEDASGLRKQIRDLLLEVFRCAKRENNKAGSTSSCGSSEDD